The DNA segment GCTTATAATAGAATTAAGACCGTTCATGGACAAAATAATAGGATTCATATATTTCCAGCATGTCCAGCTTCTATAGCCATTGAAATTGGAAGAGTGTGGATGCCAAAGGCAGATTTACCACTAGTTTTATATGACCAGAATAATAAGCATAATAGATTTATTCACGCTTTTACATAATTCTACTTTGGTAGCTTCTGCAAATTTAGAAGTAATATATTTATAACTATTTCTACTACTTCTTCCTTTCTCGCATTTGGTATTCTTATTTCGTATCCGTCTATTATTGTAATACTGATACCATTCTCTTTTATTTCAACCCTAGCTAGCAACAAATCTCTTTCCCTAAATGGAATATTTCCGAATTCTGCAGCTACCCAAGAAGTAACAGCATCTATGGAAGAACAAGCTGCATCAATGGAGGAGATCGCAAGTTCCAGCGGAGATCTATCACAATTAGCTCAGGATCTACAAAATACCATTTTAAAGTTTAAAATATAGTGTAGCTAGGAAATTACATTTAGGAGCTATGTACATAAAAGCATGACGGAGCAAAAAAGATAAAAGGCCATATGAGCGTATGAATAAGAGGTAAGTCGATGCAGATTTTGACCTAGGACTTTACGGCAAGATAGATGTATACATAGAAAGCAAGGATTATACATTATTAATAGTATTACAATTTTGATAGGTATCATTTTGCTGAAAAAGTCTTTTTGGAGAAGAAGAGTATGTAGGTTAATATAAAACCCGGTTATTTAAACTTATTAGAAAACGGGCGGTTACATGAAAAGGTAAAAGAAGTTAAACGGCATCTTACGAAATGTAATTTATATCCTTACAAATGCAATGTCAACAGGAAAGATCAGTTAGGATTTTGCCATGCTACAGATAGAGTTATAGTTTCAAGTTACTGGATGAAAAAGGTGCCTGGCACCACCCGAATTTTTAAACACTAATCACTTTATTGGTTTTATGTCAGAATATGATTTATGGATGTTTATATTTGGTGCTTTTTTAAGTATTATTATTAGCATTCTACTTATTCTAAAATCGAAATGAAAGCGAGTTATGTTTTTACTAATCATGGTATTGCAATTAGAATTAATAATAGGTGTCCAGTTCAACTTCGTGGGCAAAGTTTAGGGTAAGATAAAAGTCATAGGATGATAGAACCTATGGCTTTTATCAAAACTTAAAAATATCCATATGGGAGAATCCATCCACCTTATACATAACAGTTCCTAGTTCACAGTTTATTCCTTACCACGTTGCTCTATAGCCCCCTAACCAACTTAGAGAAAATCTTTGTATATGATGGTATAAAAACAGGGGGCTGGCTTAAATGATAAGAAAACAATATACAGAAGAATTTAAAGAGCAAATAATTAAAGAATGCCAGGAAGTGAGAAACGTAGCCCTAGTAGCTCGCAGACACGATATTTCATCAAATACTATTCATAATTGGATTAGGAAAGCTCAAAAAAGAGGCTCAATTACTCCATTGCCGAAAAGCGAAGAAAAACGTATCCGTGAGGTAGAGAACAGATTAGAAGCTATAAGCAAAGAAAACAATACACTTAAGAAACTATTAGGTGAAAAAGAACTTGAGCTTGCAGTACTCTAGGATTTGAGGGATAGAATAAACCCTCAGTAGCCGACAAAGTTAAAATAGCTAAAAAGTGGATCAGTAAAGGCTATAGAGCATCCCTTATACTGGACTTTGTCGGGCTATCTTCATCCACATATTATGCTAATTTATCAAGAGAAAAAAGCAAACAAGAAGAAAATAATTCATCTGTTCCTTGCAAAAATGTAAGAGGAAGGAAAGTCATGGATACTCTTTAACCAAAACCGGTGAAAAGATATCTGAAAGAAATTAAAGAATGGCTGAACGAACTAATATGTGATGACGGTTTCCCCTATGGATAAAGAAATACCATTTGCCTAACAAAGAGTATAACTTGCTAATAAACCGTAAAAAGATTTATAGGCTTTGTAAAGAGCTAAATATACTAAAGCCCCAGCGAACAATACAAGGTATGATACTTCCTAAAATAAGAACGGATAACGGTCCGCAATTTACTTCCAATCTTTTTGAAGAAACAGTAAAGGAATTAGGCGTCATACATGAGAGAATTCCTGTAAAAACTTCAAACATGAATGCTCACAAAAAATCTTCATTCAATTCTAGAGGATGAATGCTACTGTCAAAACGAGTTTGAAAGTTTTATACAGCATTTATAGATGATACAGTAAAGGTCAAACCTTTTACGGCGTAATCTTTAAACTATCAATGAAAGAAATCTAAGTCCTTAGAAAGCTGGGTTTAAATATAGTAAGGTTTGGCTATGCGAACCATTGACGTGGAGAGGTGGGCATGGCAGCCTGTCACTGGTACGCCCTTCTTGGCCATGCCCCAGGGCATAAAACCATGCCCATAGAGGCTCCATGTCAATGGCAAACCGCCAAAGTTCATGTAAGAGTATGATTTCATGAGAAATACAAGGATATTATCCGGAGTTAGGGGACCAGCCCGGTATTAATGTGTCATTTGAAAAGCAGATGAAGAATGATGACATAGTTACTATGATTAAGAAATTGGTAGATTAAGTGAAAAAGGGGTGGATGGTTTGAAGAGAACTGAAACAAAGATAAAAAGGAATATATTTTCAGGGGTAAAAAAGCAAGGTAAATATATGTCAACTTCAGAAGTAATTAAAAGTTGGGATAATGGTACTACAGAGGTAATTGCTGAAGATATTAATGGGATAGGGTTAAGACCAGCCCAGTTTGGGGCACTATCTGCAATTAGAGCACATTGGACAGTAAGTAATAAGGATGCTACAGTTGTAATGCCAACTGGAACAGGAAAAACAGAAACGATGATGGCTGCCGTAGTAACGGAAAGTATTGAAAGGACCTTGGTTGCAGTTCCTTCTGCCTTATTACGTACCCAGGTATACGATAAATTTAAAACACTTGGGATTTTATATGATATTGGATATTTAAAAGATAGGGTAGTTCCACCTAATGTACTAAAATTAAATAACAATATTAAGAACTTTGATGAATTTAGAAGGTATATTGAAAAATCAAACATTATAGTTACAACAATGGCACTATTATGTAAGATGCAGGAAGATTATAAAACATATTTATCAGACATGATTGACCTACTTATAGTAGATGAAAGCCATCATATTAGTGCAAAAACATGGATGGAAACAAAATCTTGGTTTTTAAATAATAAAATAATTCAATTTACTGCAACTCCCTTTAGAGATGATGGTAAAAAAATTGATGGGGATATAATATATAATTTTCCCCTTCATTTGGCACAAAAACAAGGTTATTTTAAAAAAATAGAGTTTGAGCCAGTAGAAGAATTTGATGAGCTTAAAAGTGATAGAGAAATTGCTAAAAGGGCAGTATATTTACTTCAAAAAGATCTAAGGGATGGATATGAACATTTACTCTTGGTAAGGGCCAAAACTATAGCTAGGGCTGAAGAATTATTTGATAATATCTATAACAAATATTATTCAGAATTTAAGCCTATATTAATAACCAATAGGCAAAGTGCTAAAGAGAAAAAAGAAAGAATGGAACAATTAAAATCTTTGGAATCTAAAATTTTGGTTTGTGTAGATATGTTTGGCGAGGGTATTGATATACCAAACTTAAAAATTGCGGCAATTCATGATAAATACAAGTCTATACCTATTACGCTACAATTTATAGGAAGGTTTGCAAGGACTGCTGAAAAACTGGGAGATGCGAAAATTGTAGCCAATATTGCTGACGATGATATTGTTGATGCAATTGAAGAATTATATGAAAAAGATACTGATTGGAATCAATTATTACCTTTAAAATCTAACGAATATATTGATAAAGAATTATCATTACAAAAGTTAATTAGGGGGTTTAGTTCAGAAGACTTAGATGATGTAAGCTTATCCCAGTTAAAACCTAAAGTTAGTATGATTGCCTATCGCACAAATGATAAAAAATGGTACTGTGATAGATGGACTAACATTTTTGACGAAAGTAAATGTAGATACTTTATAAATCAAGATGAAAAAATATTGATTATAATTGAACCTAGAGAGGTTAATATTGGGTGGACCAGTCAGCAAGATATTTTTAATATTGAATGGCATTTATATATAGTATACTGGAACAATGATAAGAATATTGTATTTTTAAACTCAACAGATAAGTCAAAAGGATATAGATTAATTAAAGAAATTTTTGATAATGAACCCATAACCATTAAATCTGAGAATGTATTTAGGAGTTTTTCGGGAATAAATAGACTAATGTTAGGAACTGTAGGTTTGAATTCTGGAATTGATGGACCAGTACGTTATAAGATGTTTGCAGGAATTGATGTGGGAGAAGGAATATCAGAGTCCCAAAAAGCAAATTGTTATAAATCTAATTTATTTGGAAATGGATATAATGGAAATGGGAAAGTTAGTATCGGTGCTTCTCACAAGGGAACCGTATGGTCGAGATGGGTTGAGAGTATTGATTACTGGAAAAATTGGTGTGATCAAACCATTGATAAAATCAATGATGATACAATTAATGTTGGCAAATTACTAGAGGGAGTATTAACACCAAAGCTTATTAGTAAGTTACCAGAATCACATCCTTACAGAATTGATTGGCCATTAGACTTTGATGTAAATATGGATAGAAGGATTATAATAGACACAGGTTTGTATGAAGTACCAATGTATGAATTAGATATTAGATTAAAGAGTGTTAACCATAAAAATAATGATATTATTTTTATGGTTAAAGGTGAGCAATTTATAGAAGAATTTCGTTTATCAATATTAAAAGATAATTATTTTATTACAAGTGTATCTAATATGATGGCTGAAATAAAGATAGGAAATTCAAAAAAACAATATCTTTATGAATTTTTTAAAGAAGAGCCACCAACGATTTGGTTTGCAGATGGTTCTTCTTTACAAGGAAATATTTTAGTGAGTATTCCCAAAAACCAAATAATAGAATTTCCTGAAAAAAATATTATTAGTTATGACTGGAATTTGCTAGGAGTAGATATAAGGTCAGAATCTCAACTTGATAAAACAACAAATCTTAAGAAGAAAAATTCAATTCAATATAAAGTTATAGAAAAACTAATTGAAGCAAATAAATATACTATCATATTTGATGATGATGGGAGTGGAGAAATAGCAGATATAGTTGCAATTAGTGAAGAAGATAATACTATTACAATGAATTTATTTCACTGTAAGTTTTTCCATGGAGATAAACCAGGGAGTAGGATAAATGATTTATATGAAGTGTGTGGCCAAGCTGAAAAATCTGTTAGTTGGAAACAAAAACCAATCGATTTGATTGACAGAATGAAGTATAGGGAAGTCTCAAGAAATAAGGAAAATAAACCTTCTCGTTTTGAAATTGGAGATCTACATGAATTATCAATAATTAGAAAAAAGTTAATGAGACAAAAATCAAATATGAATATTTATATTGTTCAGCCTGGGGTAGATAGCGCTAAAATAACTACTGATATGAATAGTTTATTAGCTACATCTCATTCATACTGTATGGATACATTTGGCATAGAACTGAAGCTAATATGTTCATAAATAACATTAATAATAGCATGAAATTGGAATCCAATTATCTAGATTATGAAAATTATTAGATAACATATAGGTATAATTTATTATAGATTATGGATTATTATACAATAATTATAAAATACATGAATAAAACTTTTAAAATTGAATAAACTTTAGTTGAATCGATTAATATTTTGTGATATAATTTAAATTACAAAAGATCGATTAAAGACTGCGGGTGATTCACTGCCCTCAGTCTTTCTATTTTATATCGATATTTCATTTCATTTTTATATAAATTACTTATAGAATAAGGGTAACATTTTATTGATTTGGTGAATACTATATGATAAAATGACATTACAAAAGATCGATTAAAGACTGCGGGTGATTTTTCCCTCAGTCTTTCTACATATTAGGGGTGAAATTGGATGGAAAAACAATTCTCTATATATAGTGAAAGGGTTGAAATTCTTAGAAAACGGAATATGAGTATTGATAATAGTAGTGAAGAGAAAATCCTTTTAAATAAATATAATTATTATAATTTGATTAATGGCTACAAAGATCCCTTTCTATATAAGGGGACAAGCCCAAATGAACGGTATATAACTGGGACACGCCTAAGTGAATTGGAGGCCTTGTTGAAATTTGATACTAGTTTAAGGCTTCTATTTTTAAGAGAAATTTTAAAGATAGAAGAAATTATAAAAAATCAAATAGTTCAGTCGTTTTATCATTATCATTTATATAAAGAACCTGGAAATACTGAAATAGAGCGTGTAAATCTGCATAGGGACAGTGAATATTTAAGAAGGAAATATTATGATCTTACTGATTTATATACTGTTTATACTAACAATAGTTATGGAGTTGTTAGTACTACTGTATCATTTAATCATCCTAGAAGAAATTGTACAAGGTGGGATAGGCAATCTACATATGATAATTATATAGCCACAGTATATAGAACCTTAGGTCAGCAAAGGAAAAATAAAAATGATTCAATTAAATCTTATTTGGAACAACATGGTTATATGCCAATGTGGATTTTAATGAATGTATTAACCTTTGGAAATGTAAGCCATTTATTCACTCTTCAAAAAAGAGATGTGCAAATGGATATAATTAATTCACTAAACTTAAATTCTACTCCATTAATTTCAGATGATTTATCAATTGTCAATACCTCAAGAATTTTACAGATTTTAAGTATATATAGAAATATTTGTGCCCATAATGAAAGATTTTATATTACAAAAATTAAAGTACCTATTGATGATATTTATATGAATTTTGGAAACAAACTTCCTAATACTGTAGGTCCTACTTTAGGTAGAAGACTAAATGACTCTCAAAGGAAAAAAAGGCTAAATGCAAGGCAAGGGGTCTATGCATTAATTTTTATAATTTCATTATTTATGAATAAAAAGGAATTAAATGATTTTGTTATTGAAATTAGAAATGAATTTAAAAAACTTGAGTATAAATTAAGCACTATTCCTATAGATGAAATTGAAAGATTTATGGGCTTAAATTTTGATTGGTTCAGCTTGATTAAGAACTAAAGGGGAAGCTTAATGCTTCCCCTTATGGTTAATTATAATTTAGTTTGGCTTTTTAAACTTTTTATAGCCGATAGAAAGCTAATAGAGCTTAAAACTAATAAAAGTATCAATACAAATATAATATCTTTAATACTAATATTTCCATTTAAGATAATAAAACGCAGTGCATTAATTACATGGGTAAAAGGATTTAGTTTAACAAGAATAGATAGTAATCCTCTAATTTCTTCTGTGGGAAATAAGGCACTACTAAGAAAAAATAATGGAAGTACTATGGCATTCATTACGGTTTCATAGATCATTTCATTTGGAAGAGTTAGACTAATACTATATGAAATAGATGCCATAAAAAAGGCTGTCATAAAGATTAATAGTATTATAGAAATTATACTAGGTACATTTAAAGGTATCGTAACAGAGAATAATAGACTGATTAAGATCATTACTGCCACTTCAAAAAAGGAACATAATACCCCTTCTAAAATCTGACCTAATACTATAGAATATCTTTTAACGGGTGCTATTAATATTCGGTAGAAACTTCCATTGTTTTTCATAATATAATTCATCATGCCACTACTACTGCATGTAGCAAAGATTACTAATACAATTAATCCAGGAAGGATAAAGGCTGTATAGTTTTCAATACCAGTATTCTTCATGGTTTCACCTGCAACAGTGCTATAGAGAACCAGCCACAAAATAGGTTGTAAAATAGTAATAAATATTGTAAATAGATTATTAAATCTTAATTTTATATTTCTATAAAGTATAGTCATAGTATCCATTGTTATTCACCTCTAAATCTTTATCAGTTAATTTTAAAAATACATCTTCTAATGAAGGTTTTCCTATTTCAATTCCATTAAAAAGTATATCATTATCTATTAAAAATCTTGTAGTTCTATTTAAATCAAATTTACCATCATCTGTATCTATTAGAACTTTATTCTCTTTTAAAAATACCTGAGTTTTAGGATATATTTTTTTTAATTCTTCTATATATTTTTTAGCTTTATCACCTTTAGAAAAACTTATCTTTAAAGTATCCTTGCCTAGAAAGCTACGTAGTTCCAAAGGGGTACCTGTAATAATTTCTTTACCATCTTTCATAATACAGATACTATCACTTAAAATATCAGCCTCTTCAAGATAATGGGTTGTAAGAAAAATAGTAGTATTAAAATCACTACGAATAGTTTTTATCATATCCCACATAGCCATACGAGATTTAATGTCCATCCCTACAGTTGGCTCATCTAAAAATAAAATCTTAGGATTAGACATCATATTGAGAGCTATATCAAGCCTTCTTTTTACACCACCAGAATAAGAGGATACAGGATAACTTCTATATTCTTTAAGTCCAAAACTATCTATAAGTTTATCCATTCTATTAATGGCTATATCTTTTGGAACTTTATATAATCGGCTTTGAAATATCATATTTTCTTCTAGGGATAGATGAGTATCAATAGAAATTTGTTGTGCTACACAGGCTATATTAGATCTTATAGCTATTGGATTTTTATTGATATTTTCATCAAATATTTTAATACTACCAGAATCAGCTTCTAAATATGTTGTAAGTATTTTTATTAAAGTAGATTTACCAGCTCCATTTTCTCCAAGAAGTGAAAAAATCTCTCCTTCTTTCACTTTTAAGTTAAAATTATTCAAAGCCTTTACACCATTTTTATATGATTTATTTAAATCTTTTACCTCAATAGCATTCATTACTAATCCTCCAATATAGGAAATTGAATTTCAGTTATATATTTATTAGGATTTCCCCTTAAAATCATTCCAGGTCCTTTTATAAAAACTTCACGGAAAGGTGGAACTATTATTATTTCATTAGAATTAGCATATTCTTTTATAGCTTTATAGCCATCTAAAAGACTTTCATAAGGTCCAATATGGGTTACACATAAAGCTTTTATTCTAGGTGTTAATTTTATCTCTATTCCATTAGAATTTGGTTCTTCTTCTGTTGGTACACATAACTCCATTTCACCTATTTTAGTCCTATGGTCTATATTTAGATAATTGAAAAATGGTGCACCATTAGTTTTTCCTCTTATAGATTTAAAGACATTTGGGAATACCTTGTTAGCTTCAGTTACAACTCCGCTATATTTCATATAGGCTACTCTTATAGGTTCAATTTCTTTGATTTCAACTTTATAATTCATAAATCAATTCTCCTTTTTATTTATTGATATCCACACTTCAGAGTGACCAGTTATAGACGAATTTTTTAATATAGGGTATACTTCAACATCAGGAAGCCAACCATATTCATATCCAGAAAAGGGAAGCCATTCAGTATAAAATCTTCTAAATACTTTTTGAATATCTTTTTTAAAATTACCCTCATTTTCAAAGATGACCCAATTAGACTCTGGAATAAAACATTCATACATTCCTGTAGGAGTAGGTTTATCGGTTGGAACTCCAATGTAGTAATGTATATCTTTTGGGTTTTTGTATACACTAACTCCCAATATGCCCTTTGGCTCCTTATTATTTAAAGAACAAATCTCTTCAAAAATACCGCTCTTTAAAGTTTCTTTCCAAAATAAAGGAACCTTTTTCTGATTAGAGTCCATATTTTCTATTAGCGGAGTACGAATACCTACAAGGCGAATTCCTTTCTTTTCCTCTATATAATAGGGCATAGGTTCGTCTCCCATAATATTTATAGAAAACTTAATTCTTGGATATGCATTTAATACAGCTCCTTTCTTTTTAGCAGAACTTGGAGTTATATTGTGAACTCCTTTAAAAGCTCTGGTGAAAGAGGTTGGAGAACCATATCCATATTTTAAAGCTATATCTATAATCTTTTCATTTGTTCTTTGTAATTCAAACCCAGCTTGTGTCATTCTACGGCGTCTTATATATTCAGATAAGCTAATACCAGCAATATATGAAAACATACGTTGAAAATAAAAGGTAGAACAACAGGCAATATTAGCACATTCGTCATAAGATATTTCACCATCAAGATTATCTTCTATATAATCTATTGCATTACTTAGATTTTTTAACCAGTCCATTTTCTCACTCCTTAACTATAAGAATACAGTAATAATTTTTATTAAACCTTTCTTTTTATGTCCTCTTTTGTAAACTTTACCTCATTAAAAAATTAGTATCAACTCTTTAATATGTTTACTCAACTTTCCCACCCATGAAATGGGCTTGAACCTTGAAAAATTCATATAAAAACGCACTTTAAAACAACAAGAAACCTCCAAAGAATGGTATAATTGAAGTAACTAAAACCCAATAATACCAGTCGCTAAGGAGGTTTCCCATGACCAGTATATCAGATTTACAAAATAATGACCAGATGCTTGATTCTAGAATTGATTATTTCTTTAAGAAGCTTAACATTTCAAAAATGTTGCTTAAATCTAATTTCTACAAGGAATCAGGGGTTTGCTGCGTTACAATATTAAAAGCATTATTTTCTCTGGTTTTTAACGGCAAAAATCTTTATCGAACCCTAGTCCTACAAAGTGAAGATTTGCCTTTTAGGAAAAATACCGCTTATCGCTTCCTTAATGATGGGCGCTTTAACTGGGAAAAGCTACTTCAATTGATAATGACACGTCTGATTTTATTCATTGACGGTCTAACCGGGGAAAACTGGCAGTCAGTACTGATTTTTGACGACTCGCTTTTTAGCCGTAACCGCAGTAAAAAAGTAGAATTTTTAGCCAAGGTGTTTGATCATACTAGCCATAAATTTTGCAAAGGTTTCCAAATGCTAACTATGGGATGGTCTCGCAAAACACCTTTATGCCTATTTCCTTCTGCTTGTTAAGTTCCCATAATGATAAAAATGTGCTCTGCAAAGCCAAGACGACGGATAAAAGGACCCTTGCCTACAAGCGCCGAAAGCTGGCTAGACAGGAAGCTCCCGATGTGGTGTTAACTATGCTTCGCAGTGCAAAGGATATTCCGGCTAAATTTGTGCTCTTTGACAGTTGGTTTACAATGCCCAAGACCGTAATTCGAGTTAAAAGGGAAAATCGTGATGTTATAGGTATGATCCGTATTACAGAAAAGATCCATTATCAATACCAAGGTAAATGGCAAAATGTCAAAAGTATCTATCAAAAGATTAAAAAGTCCTCTAATACGAAAGGCATCATCGGATCAGTTTGTGTCAAACTTAGGGAAGATAGGGTCTCCACCGCCGATAAATTTATTGATGCCAAAATTGTTTTTGTGAAAGACCGTAGTTCGGATAATTGGCATCTCCTTCTTTGCACCGACATTTCCGTAAGTGATGAAGAAGTCGTCCGGGTCTATGGAAAGCGCTGGGATATAGAAGTTTTCTTCAAGGTTTGCAAGTCATATCTAGCCTTGGCTAAAGAGTATCAGGGACGCAGCTATGACATGCAAGTTGCGGCTACAACTATTGTTTTCCTTAGATATGCTATGTTATCTATGGAAGCTAGAAATGCTACCGATGATAGAACTATAGGTGATCTATTTTTCTACCTCAAAGAAGAACTGCAAGACATAAAGCTCTCTCAGTCGCTGATGCTTTTGGTTGATACCCTTCGCCAGACGCTAAGTAAATTGCCTTTGATTAGTCAGGAGATGGCTAAGATGATTATGGATACATTTTTGAATACTATACCGCAGCCTTTGAGACAAAAATTGTTATTGTGTGCGTGACTATAGATTTTTCAAGGTTCAAGCTGTAATTAGCAGGTGGGAAAGTTGAGATGTTTATTAATCTTATTTCAATTTTTTTAACCAGAAGAGAGAGCAAATTAATGCTCCCTCTTCTGATTAATTTCAGGTTCTTGCCACTGCATATAAGTCTCCAAATTGGATTTTAAAAAATTAAGTTGGGAGACTTTTTCTTTTTGTTTTTGATAATCCTGGTAGGCCTTTTCCTTTAATTGTGTTTGTTCTTTTAGCTTCTTTTTTAAAACTGGAACAGAAACTAATATATCTTCAGAAATTGAATTCCCTAATGCTTTTATAGAAGCTTCAAAAAGGATTATTTCATCAGTATGTGCTTTATAAAAGGATTCTTTATCTTTCGCCATTGCCAGGCATCATATATAGGTTTTAATCTATTATGGGTTTCTATATTTTTGATTTTTAAACTAATATTAGCAATATTATTTTCAATATTTTTAATATTAGTAGCCATATTTGTTAGTTCTAGATTTACCTTACCTATAGCATCATAGAGTTCATCTCTGGAATTAATTTGATGAATTGTCATCAAATTTAATGTTTTAGCCATGCTTTTCAAATTATGTTGTTTTGCCCATATTTCATAACCTCTAAATTCTTGAGCCTTTGGGTTATTTTTTAAATCAATGATCCTACCTAAATTAGAATGATTTCTTGGGCTAGTGCCACGAGATTTGGGTTTTGTAGGATATTTTTCTTTTCTACATACTCGGTTTTCTATTTCTTTCTTAATATTTTCCTCTGTATAATCTTCACCAATAGTCTTAGCTCTAGTGAATCTTTCCTGCTCCTTTGCTCTGAAGGAGATATGTTTACCTTCCTTAATTTCGTAACCCATTGCTCTCATTAATCTAAGAAAATCTTCCCAATCATTAGCTCTCTTAATAGCATTATCAATAGAGTATTGGAGCTGTGCTTTCCAACTCTTTCCTCTTTTTCGTTCTTGATATTCTTTATATGACTTACCTTCTTCTTTTCCTTGATTTTCAATAATGGATAATCCATATTCCTTGCAGAGTTTATCACTAATATTACGAATCTGATGGTAGGTTTTCTTATTAGAATTATAGGCATAGC comes from the Tepidanaerobacter acetatoxydans Re1 genome and includes:
- a CDS encoding DEAD/DEAH box helicase yields the protein MDGLKRTETKIKRNIFSGVKKQGKYMSTSEVIKSWDNGTTEVIAEDINGIGLRPAQFGALSAIRAHWTVSNKDATVVMPTGTGKTETMMAAVVTESIERTLVAVPSALLRTQVYDKFKTLGILYDIGYLKDRVVPPNVLKLNNNIKNFDEFRRYIEKSNIIVTTMALLCKMQEDYKTYLSDMIDLLIVDESHHISAKTWMETKSWFLNNKIIQFTATPFRDDGKKIDGDIIYNFPLHLAQKQGYFKKIEFEPVEEFDELKSDREIAKRAVYLLQKDLRDGYEHLLLVRAKTIARAEELFDNIYNKYYSEFKPILITNRQSAKEKKERMEQLKSLESKILVCVDMFGEGIDIPNLKIAAIHDKYKSIPITLQFIGRFARTAEKLGDAKIVANIADDDIVDAIEELYEKDTDWNQLLPLKSNEYIDKELSLQKLIRGFSSEDLDDVSLSQLKPKVSMIAYRTNDKKWYCDRWTNIFDESKCRYFINQDEKILIIIEPREVNIGWTSQQDIFNIEWHLYIVYWNNDKNIVFLNSTDKSKGYRLIKEIFDNEPITIKSENVFRSFSGINRLMLGTVGLNSGIDGPVRYKMFAGIDVGEGISESQKANCYKSNLFGNGYNGNGKVSIGASHKGTVWSRWVESIDYWKNWCDQTIDKINDDTINVGKLLEGVLTPKLISKLPESHPYRIDWPLDFDVNMDRRIIIDTGLYEVPMYELDIRLKSVNHKNNDIIFMVKGEQFIEEFRLSILKDNYFITSVSNMMAEIKIGNSKKQYLYEFFKEEPPTIWFADGSSLQGNILVSIPKNQIIEFPEKNIISYDWNLLGVDIRSESQLDKTTNLKKKNSIQYKVIEKLIEANKYTIIFDDDGSGEIADIVAISEEDNTITMNLFHCKFFHGDKPGSRINDLYEVCGQAEKSVSWKQKPIDLIDRMKYREVSRNKENKPSRFEIGDLHELSIIRKKLMRQKSNMNIYIVQPGVDSAKITTDMNSLLATSHSYCMDTFGIELKLICS
- a CDS encoding Abi family protein; the protein is MEKQFSIYSERVEILRKRNMSIDNSSEEKILLNKYNYYNLINGYKDPFLYKGTSPNERYITGTRLSELEALLKFDTSLRLLFLREILKIEEIIKNQIVQSFYHYHLYKEPGNTEIERVNLHRDSEYLRRKYYDLTDLYTVYTNNSYGVVSTTVSFNHPRRNCTRWDRQSTYDNYIATVYRTLGQQRKNKNDSIKSYLEQHGYMPMWILMNVLTFGNVSHLFTLQKRDVQMDIINSLNLNSTPLISDDLSIVNTSRILQILSIYRNICAHNERFYITKIKVPIDDIYMNFGNKLPNTVGPTLGRRLNDSQRKKRLNARQGVYALIFIISLFMNKKELNDFVIEIRNEFKKLEYKLSTIPIDEIERFMGLNFDWFSLIKN
- a CDS encoding ABC transporter permease — translated: MDTMTILYRNIKLRFNNLFTIFITILQPILWLVLYSTVAGETMKNTGIENYTAFILPGLIVLVIFATCSSSGMMNYIMKNNGSFYRILIAPVKRYSIVLGQILEGVLCSFFEVAVMILISLLFSVTIPLNVPSIISIILLIFMTAFFMASISYSISLTLPNEMIYETVMNAIVLPLFFLSSALFPTEEIRGLLSILVKLNPFTHVINALRFIILNGNISIKDIIFVLILLLVLSSISFLSAIKSLKSQTKL
- a CDS encoding ABC transporter ATP-binding protein encodes the protein MNAIEVKDLNKSYKNGVKALNNFNLKVKEGEIFSLLGENGAGKSTLIKILTTYLEADSGSIKIFDENINKNPIAIRSNIACVAQQISIDTHLSLEENMIFQSRLYKVPKDIAINRMDKLIDSFGLKEYRSYPVSSYSGGVKRRLDIALNMMSNPKILFLDEPTVGMDIKSRMAMWDMIKTIRSDFNTTIFLTTHYLEEADILSDSICIMKDGKEIITGTPLELRSFLGKDTLKISFSKGDKAKKYIEELKKIYPKTQVFLKENKVLIDTDDGKFDLNRTTRFLIDNDILFNGIEIGKPSLEDVFLKLTDKDLEVNNNGYYDYTL
- a CDS encoding GyrI-like domain-containing protein — encoded protein: MNYKVEIKEIEPIRVAYMKYSGVVTEANKVFPNVFKSIRGKTNGAPFFNYLNIDHRTKIGEMELCVPTEEEPNSNGIEIKLTPRIKALCVTHIGPYESLLDGYKAIKEYANSNEIIIVPPFREVFIKGPGMILRGNPNKYITEIQFPILED
- a CDS encoding AraC family transcriptional regulator, whose product is MDWLKNLSNAIDYIEDNLDGEISYDECANIACCSTFYFQRMFSYIAGISLSEYIRRRRMTQAGFELQRTNEKIIDIALKYGYGSPTSFTRAFKGVHNITPSSAKKKGAVLNAYPRIKFSINIMGDEPMPYYIEEKKGIRLVGIRTPLIENMDSNQKKVPLFWKETLKSGIFEEICSLNNKEPKGILGVSVYKNPKDIHYYIGVPTDKPTPTGMYECFIPESNWVIFENEGNFKKDIQKVFRRFYTEWLPFSGYEYGWLPDVEVYPILKNSSITGHSEVWISINKKEN
- a CDS encoding transposase; translation: MTSISDLQNNDQMLDSRIDYFFKKLNISKMLLKSNFYKESGVCCVTILKALFSLVFNGKNLYRTLVLQSEDLPFRKNTAYRFLNDGRFNWEKLLQLIMTRLILFIDGLTGENWQSVLIFDDSLFSRNRSKKVEFLAKVFDHTSHKFCKGFQMLTMGWSRKTPLCLFPSAC